CAATGGCGTTCACACTCGCCTTTCGACCGCCGTACGACTGGCCGTCGCTCCTCGCGTTCCTAGGCGCGCGTACGATTTGCGGCGTGGAGGAAGTCGGCGAGGGTGTTTACCGGCGCGCGTTGCGCGTCGAGCGCGGAAGGGCAGTCTCTTCAGGCTGGATCGAAGTAAGCTTTGCCGAGGGCGCACCGGCGCTGCGCGTGCTCGTGTCGGGTTCGTTGCTCAGCGTGATCTCATCCGTGTTGGCGCGTGTCGAGCACGTCATGGATCTCGCCGCCGATCCGCAAGAGATCGCCGCGGTGCTCGGTCCGATCGCGGCGCGGCGTCCGGGATTGCGCGTGCCCGGCGCATTCGACGGCTTCGAGGTCGCCGTGCGCGCGGTGATCGGACAACAAATCTCGGTCAAGGGCGCGCGCACGATTGCCGGGCGCTTCGCCGAGGCCTTCGGCACGCAGATCGCGACGCCGTTCGCCGGCGTGTCGACGCTCTTTCCTCGCGCGAGGGACGTCGCCGACGTTAATCCGGATCGGATCGCCGCGCTCGGAATCATCGGCGCGCGTGCGCGGACGATCGTCTCGCTCGCTCGTGCCATCGCGCGCGGCGAGCTCGACCTGCATCCGCGTTCCGACGTGCCTGCGACTCTTCGTGCGCTGCAGGCGATCCCCGGCATTGGCGAGTGGACGGCGCAATACATCGTGATGCGCGCCGTCGGTTGGCCCGATGCCTTTCCGCACAGCGATCTCGGCTTGCGAAAAGCGTTACACGAGAACGATCCCAAGCGAGTGCTCATGGCAGGCGAAGCCTGGCGGCCGTGGCGCGCCTACGCCACAATGCACCTTTGGCATCGGCTTGGATAACAACAACGATGCGTCTTCGTCGCGATGCCGGTCGCCGGGTGCTTATCGCGGATCGGCAGCGCACGCTGAAGCACGGATCCAGATACGACGTGCCTGATGATCGTATACGAGTCGAAATTTGCCTAAAAGATCGCTTCCTAGCAGCATCGCGGGCCGGCTGCCGAAATCTCGGCGAAGAACGGGCAGATCGATTACCTCCGCGCGAGCGTCGCGAACGCTGACGTTCGCGAAACGAACCGTGCCGATCGGGCCAACTCGCGGCGTCATGCGGTTCGAATTCGCACCGTAGATTGCGGCGCCGTTGTGAAAGTCCGCTGAGCGCGTGTCAATTCCAGCGGCTCGCGCAAAGGCCGGCGTCATGCGGGTATCGCGCGATCCCGTATCGATCACCGCCGTTCCGGCGTAGCCATTGACCGAAATCGGGATCGAGAGCAGACCGCTGCCGTTTACGGTTGCCGCGGATACCGGCGCGCCGTCATCGCCCACGGCTCGAGCGGACTCGACCGGCTTGGCGTAGACGTCGACTTTGCCGCACGGAAAA
The sequence above is a segment of the Candidatus Baltobacteraceae bacterium genome. Coding sequences within it:
- a CDS encoding AlkA N-terminal domain-containing protein; the encoded protein is MLDSAACYAALRARDLRFDGRFFVAVRTTRVYCRPICTVKTPKRENCEFYTNAAAAEARGHRPCLRCRPELAPGSSSVDAGSRLAQAAASAIGDGALEGGSLADLAAALRTTDRHLRRAFNARFGVSPIAYAQTHRLLLAKRLLTDTQLSVTQVAYASGFGSLRRFNALFKQRYRLNPANLRARAQTTSLDSQFDAMAFTLAFRPPYDWPSLLAFLGARTICGVEEVGEGVYRRALRVERGRAVSSGWIEVSFAEGAPALRVLVSGSLLSVISSVLARVEHVMDLAADPQEIAAVLGPIAARRPGLRVPGAFDGFEVAVRAVIGQQISVKGARTIAGRFAEAFGTQIATPFAGVSTLFPRARDVADVNPDRIAALGIIGARARTIVSLARAIARGELDLHPRSDVPATLRALQAIPGIGEWTAQYIVMRAVGWPDAFPHSDLGLRKALHENDPKRVLMAGEAWRPWRAYATMHLWHRLG
- a CDS encoding retroviral-like aspartic protease family protein; this encodes MLRRVLALCAVFLVVFVARTVVDAQVALTPSPDGHQTVPVFVNGRGPYPFILDTGADGSAVYQWFARFAKLKTVAGAAGSLSGQTGTADVPLYKIDDLAMSDRHIEHVTVYGLPDRHDAGREAGVLGTDYMDGAIIAFDFPCGKVDVYAKPVESARAVGDDGAPVSAATVNGSGLLSIPISVNGYAGTAVIDTGSRDTRMTPAFARAAGIDTRSADFHNGAAIYGANSNRMTPRVGPIGTVRFANVSVRDARAEVIDLPVLRRDFGSRPAMLLGSDLLGKFRLVYDHQARRIWIRASACAADPR